From a region of the Actinomadura luzonensis genome:
- a CDS encoding GNAT family N-acetyltransferase: MVIIAEETSFDDGELFDLYDSVGWDVWTADLPRLRRALEKSHLVVTARDDTGRLLGLARTVSDDEIVCYVQELLVEQGHHGKGIGRRLLEHLMRRYAHCRYFMLTTDHESTPEGPGSHAFYRRLGMVEHHEQKLSAFGLPVENP, encoded by the coding sequence GTGGTGATCATCGCTGAGGAGACCTCGTTCGACGACGGCGAGCTCTTCGACCTCTACGACTCCGTCGGCTGGGACGTCTGGACCGCCGACCTGCCGAGGCTCCGGCGCGCCCTGGAGAAGTCGCACCTGGTCGTCACGGCCAGGGACGACACCGGGCGGCTGCTCGGCCTGGCGCGCACGGTGTCGGACGACGAGATCGTCTGCTACGTCCAGGAGCTGCTGGTCGAGCAGGGCCACCACGGCAAGGGCATCGGCCGGCGGCTGCTGGAGCACCTGATGCGCCGGTACGCGCACTGCCGCTACTTCATGCTGACCACCGACCACGAGTCGACGCCGGAGGGCCCCGGCAGCCACGCCTTCTACCGGCGGCTCGGCATGGTCGAGCACCACGAGCAGAAGTTGTCGGCGTTCGGGCTGCCCGTGGAGAACCCCTGA
- a CDS encoding acyltransferase family protein: MAAEPAHIARKGTSRLDWLDALRGIGALAVVGEHLTTWALPWLRPTAFNLGTYGVLVFFLVSGYIIPYSLERHGDVRAFWAGRAFRLYPLYVAVIGLTLALSPWIEVREEVPRDGSAVAAHATMLLDVVGVGGVLNTMWTLSYEMVFYLLAAALFVLGVRDGRGALPVVFAVAAAVTGAAWAAAPLSGGWVSWVSLGGFAAGLACVLSGRAVRGASVALGLMALGLLLLSSRVPWFGAALLAVMFAGTAIHRWERGQGRLWPVGVAAALVAATPLWALSAGWWWVQPARWVLTVVLAAATFAAARALRGRRVPAALTRLGVISYSLYLVHLPLLLVLMEVVGEMRWAPTAAQVGVGVLVLALLLPLSWLSHRFVELPGQRLARRWTGRRAASGGVPAR, encoded by the coding sequence ATGGCCGCCGAACCCGCTCATATCGCTCGGAAAGGGACGAGCCGCCTCGACTGGCTGGACGCGCTGCGCGGGATCGGCGCCCTCGCCGTGGTGGGCGAGCACCTGACGACCTGGGCCCTGCCCTGGCTCCGGCCCACGGCCTTCAACCTCGGCACGTACGGGGTGCTGGTGTTCTTCCTGGTCAGCGGCTACATCATCCCGTACTCGCTGGAGCGGCACGGGGACGTGCGGGCGTTCTGGGCGGGGCGCGCGTTCCGGCTGTACCCGCTGTACGTGGCGGTGATCGGGCTGACGCTGGCGCTGTCGCCGTGGATCGAGGTGCGCGAGGAGGTGCCGCGCGACGGCTCGGCGGTGGCCGCGCACGCCACGATGCTGCTGGACGTCGTCGGCGTCGGCGGCGTGCTCAACACCATGTGGACGCTGTCGTACGAGATGGTGTTCTACCTGCTGGCGGCGGCACTGTTCGTGCTCGGCGTGCGCGACGGGCGGGGCGCGTTGCCGGTGGTGTTCGCGGTGGCCGCGGCGGTGACCGGGGCGGCGTGGGCGGCGGCCCCGCTGTCGGGCGGCTGGGTGTCGTGGGTGTCGCTCGGCGGGTTCGCCGCCGGGCTGGCCTGCGTGCTGAGCGGGCGGGCGGTGCGGGGCGCCAGCGTGGCGCTGGGGCTGATGGCGCTGGGGCTGCTGCTGCTCAGCAGCCGGGTGCCGTGGTTCGGGGCGGCGCTCCTCGCGGTCATGTTCGCCGGCACGGCGATCCACCGGTGGGAACGCGGCCAGGGCCGGCTGTGGCCGGTCGGCGTCGCGGCGGCGCTGGTGGCCGCGACGCCGCTGTGGGCGCTCAGCGCCGGCTGGTGGTGGGTGCAGCCGGCGCGCTGGGTCCTCACCGTCGTGCTGGCCGCGGCCACCTTCGCCGCCGCCCGGGCGCTGCGCGGGCGGCGGGTGCCGGCCGCGCTGACCCGCCTCGGCGTGATCAGCTACTCGCTCTACCTGGTGCACCTGCCGCTGCTGCTGGTCCTCATGGAGGTGGTGGGGGAGATGCGGTGGGCGCCGACGGCGGCGCAGGTCGGCGTCGGCGTGCTGGTGCTCGCGCTGCTGCTGCCGCTGAGCTGGCTCAGCCACCGCTTCGTGGAGCTGCCGGGGCAACGGCTGGCCAGGAGATGGACGGGCCGGCGGGCGGCGTCCGGGGGCGTGCCGGCCCGCTGA
- a CDS encoding DinB family protein produces MAEFREQDLAGARVERVNLRGADLTRVDLRDATLRRVDLTGADLRAALLLRTRLRGVELVDVEISGELRNVTVNGVDIAPLVEAELNRRMPQRARMRPDDPAGFREAWAILERLWEGTLTRARALPEAALHRSVDGEWSFIQTLRHLGFASAAWAGRMVLGDPAPWHPLDLPWDEAPRWDDIPWERELRPSLEEVLAVRRERQAMVRDLVGSLTAGRLAATVTRTGPGWPQLEDFPVKECLHIILNEEWEHRLYAERDLNVLEKED; encoded by the coding sequence ATGGCCGAGTTTCGCGAGCAGGACCTCGCGGGAGCGCGCGTCGAGCGCGTCAACCTCCGCGGGGCCGACCTCACCCGCGTGGACCTGCGGGACGCCACGCTGCGGAGGGTCGATCTGACCGGCGCCGACCTCCGCGCCGCCCTCCTCCTGCGCACCCGCCTGCGCGGCGTCGAGCTGGTCGACGTCGAGATCAGCGGCGAGCTGCGCAACGTCACGGTGAACGGCGTCGACATCGCGCCGCTCGTCGAGGCCGAGCTGAACCGCCGCATGCCCCAGCGGGCCAGGATGCGCCCGGACGACCCCGCCGGGTTCCGCGAGGCGTGGGCGATCCTGGAGCGGCTGTGGGAGGGGACGCTCACGCGGGCGCGCGCGTTGCCCGAGGCGGCGCTGCACCGCAGCGTGGACGGCGAGTGGTCCTTCATCCAGACGCTGCGGCACCTCGGCTTCGCCTCCGCCGCCTGGGCGGGCCGGATGGTGCTCGGCGACCCCGCGCCCTGGCATCCGCTGGACCTGCCCTGGGACGAGGCGCCCCGCTGGGACGACATCCCGTGGGAGCGCGAGCTGCGCCCCTCGCTGGAGGAGGTGCTCGCGGTGCGGCGCGAGCGGCAGGCGATGGTGCGCGACCTCGTCGGCTCGCTCACCGCCGGACGCCTCGCCGCCACGGTGACGCGGACCGGCCCCGGCTGGCCGCAACTGGAGGACTTCCCGGTCAAGGAGTGCCTCCACATCATCCTCAACGAGGAATGGGAACATCGGCTCTACGCCGAGCGCGATCTGAACGTACTGGAGAAAGAGGACTGA
- a CDS encoding TetR/AcrR family transcriptional regulator, which produces MGRPAQIDRAAVVAAAMAVADEHGLAALTMPAVAGRLGVTAMALYRHVANKEDLLDALVEALLPAPPPDTAALPWRQRLEALAGAVRDSAARHPAVFPLLLQRPAATERARRARDGVVSALREAGLGPEAAARAERLISTAVLGFAASEAAGRFAHHDQRVRDEDFACLLEAIGSLLPPA; this is translated from the coding sequence ATGGGACGCCCCGCGCAGATCGACCGGGCCGCCGTCGTCGCGGCGGCGATGGCCGTCGCCGACGAGCACGGCCTGGCCGCGCTCACCATGCCGGCCGTCGCCGGCCGCCTCGGGGTCACCGCGATGGCCCTGTACCGGCACGTCGCGAACAAGGAGGACCTGCTCGACGCGCTCGTGGAGGCGCTGCTGCCGGCCCCGCCGCCGGACACCGCGGCCCTGCCCTGGCGGCAGCGGCTGGAGGCGCTGGCGGGCGCGGTCCGCGACAGCGCGGCCCGCCATCCGGCGGTCTTCCCGCTCCTGCTGCAGCGCCCGGCGGCGACCGAGCGGGCCCGCCGGGCCCGTGACGGCGTGGTGTCCGCGCTGCGCGAGGCCGGGCTGGGGCCCGAGGCGGCGGCTCGCGCCGAACGCCTGATCAGCACCGCCGTCCTGGGCTTCGCCGCGAGCGAGGCGGCCGGCCGCTTCGCCCACCACGACCAGCGGGTGCGCGACGAGGACTTCGCCTGCCTCCTGGAGGCCATCGGCTCACTGCTCCCGCCCGCCTGA